One window of the Candidatus Jettenia sp. genome contains the following:
- the recA gene encoding recombinase RecA, giving the protein MVKSEVDKEKRQQALERAVSQIEKQYGKGTIMTLGGDTKIDVPTIPTGALSLDIALGVGGIPRGRIVEIFGPESSGKTTLTLHIIANAQKNGGTAAFIDAEHALDPDYAKKLGVDLDNLMVNQPDTGEQALEIAELLVRSNAVDIIAIDSVAALVPRAEIEGEMGDSHVGLQARLMSQALRKLTGCISKSQTTVIFINQIREKIGVMYGGNPETTPGGRALKFYSSVRIDIRRIGSIKDADVAIGNRVRATIAKNKVAAPFKKAEFDILYNTGISRSGDIIDLGVEHQIIDKSGTWFSCGEVRLGQGRENSRQFLEENPQLMVEIEQSILKKLRPEKATEEASQKNKAEPQSRKGEK; this is encoded by the coding sequence ATGGTCAAATCTGAAGTAGATAAAGAGAAACGGCAACAAGCACTAGAGAGGGCAGTCTCCCAGATTGAGAAGCAATATGGGAAGGGCACAATAATGACGTTGGGAGGTGACACCAAGATAGATGTCCCCACAATTCCAACCGGAGCTTTATCTCTGGATATTGCGTTAGGCGTGGGAGGGATTCCACGCGGAAGGATCGTTGAAATATTTGGTCCGGAATCTTCGGGCAAAACGACCCTGACTCTTCATATTATTGCGAATGCGCAGAAAAATGGCGGTACAGCTGCTTTTATCGATGCCGAGCATGCCCTGGACCCTGACTATGCTAAAAAATTGGGGGTAGATTTGGATAATCTCATGGTCAACCAACCTGACACAGGCGAACAAGCACTTGAGATTGCAGAATTACTGGTAAGGAGTAATGCCGTAGATATCATTGCAATTGATTCCGTAGCCGCACTTGTTCCTCGCGCAGAAATTGAGGGAGAAATGGGAGATTCCCATGTAGGTTTACAAGCGCGGTTGATGTCACAAGCATTGCGTAAACTAACCGGGTGTATTTCAAAATCCCAAACTACGGTCATATTTATTAACCAGATCAGAGAAAAAATCGGCGTTATGTACGGAGGAAATCCCGAAACAACACCAGGCGGAAGGGCACTCAAATTTTATTCCTCAGTACGTATCGATATACGGAGAATAGGGAGCATAAAAGATGCTGATGTAGCAATCGGAAACAGGGTTCGTGCTACCATTGCAAAAAATAAGGTTGCTGCCCCTTTTAAGAAAGCAGAGTTTGACATTCTCTATAACACCGGCATATCGCGTTCAGGGGATATTATAGACCTTGGTGTTGAACATCAAATTATCGATAAATCTGGCACCTGGTTCTCTTGTGGTGAGGTACGATTAGGGCAGGGAAGGGAAAACTCTCGCCAATTTCTCGAGGAGAATCCTCAATTAATGGTGGAAATTGAACAATCTATCCTTAAAAAATTAAGGCCAGAAAAGGCCACTGAAGAAGCTTCACAAAAAAATAAGGCAGAACCGCAGTCCAGGAAGGGTGAAAAATAA
- the alaS gene encoding alanine--tRNA ligase: MRTSEIRSKFLNFFEKKSHAVLPSDSLVPQNDPTLLFTGAGMNQFKDMFLGKGNLNVKKAATCQKCLRTGDIDNVGKTASHHTFFEMLGNFSFGDYFKQKTIEWAWEFLIQELKISEKRLSVSVYKDDHESYEIWEKHIHIPKSRIYRYDQKDNFWPANAPLLGPNGPCGPCSEIFFDQGEKIGCGRKECDPACDCDRFVEIWNLVFTEYDRKEGGKLEPLPHQNVDTGMGLERMARVMQGVQTNFDIDIFHPIISSIEEITHLKYNGRVENTVLMRRIADHVKACVFCISDGVLPGNEGRGYVERRLLRRAIRDGTQLGVKDSFLYKLVPIVSNVMQDYYPDIKQRRENIARIIKNEEEKFHETLEQGTRILEELMETLQKSKQKTLSGKEAFKLYDTYGFPLDMTEAILNEKGFVVDRNGFEDELKKQRLQARTASQMTGQVFDTGPLSKIKDISKGSKFLGYNQNTCQGKIIAIIQNNELVDMAIVGSEITVILDQTPFYGESGGQIGDTGILESDGTLIQVTDTRRNDDFTLHTGKVIKGELKAGIVVEAKVDVQRRNDIRKNHSATHILHYALRRVIGQHAEQAGSLVAPDRIRFDFHHFSALTKEEITRIEDLVNEKILENVPVSAKELTIQQAKNAGALALFGEKYGELVRMLSMGDFSKELCGGTHVDNSGEIGLFRIVSESSVAAGIRRIEAVTGMSTLKREREKEGIIQEVCEILNTAEGKLVTKAQDILHELKNLQKELSRVKQKELSSKIHTLIEDAKEVSGVKIITRKLEDATVDDLRKTADLLIKSAEDVAIILGAIQDGRVTIIAAMSPNLVKRGFHAGNISKEVAKLVGGGGGGRPDMSQAGGQWVEKLDDALQFATELLSKKILQTVSS, translated from the coding sequence ATGAGAACAAGCGAAATTCGAAGTAAATTTCTCAATTTTTTCGAAAAAAAATCTCACGCTGTGTTACCCAGCGACTCACTAGTCCCACAGAATGATCCAACCCTTCTCTTTACCGGCGCTGGGATGAATCAGTTTAAAGATATGTTTCTGGGTAAAGGCAACCTGAACGTCAAAAAAGCAGCGACATGCCAGAAATGTCTTCGCACCGGAGATATTGATAACGTGGGCAAAACGGCCTCTCATCATACATTTTTTGAAATGCTTGGAAATTTCTCCTTCGGTGATTATTTCAAGCAGAAAACTATTGAATGGGCATGGGAATTCCTGATACAGGAACTAAAAATTTCAGAAAAACGCTTAAGCGTAAGTGTTTACAAAGATGACCATGAATCATATGAGATTTGGGAAAAACACATCCATATACCTAAATCAAGGATTTACCGATATGATCAAAAGGATAACTTTTGGCCAGCAAATGCACCACTATTAGGGCCGAATGGACCTTGTGGCCCCTGTTCTGAAATATTTTTTGACCAGGGAGAGAAAATCGGCTGCGGGAGAAAAGAATGCGATCCCGCATGCGATTGCGACCGGTTCGTGGAGATATGGAACCTGGTATTTACTGAATACGACCGCAAAGAGGGCGGCAAGCTTGAGCCACTACCTCATCAAAATGTCGATACGGGTATGGGTTTGGAAAGAATGGCGCGTGTTATGCAAGGGGTACAAACAAATTTTGATATTGATATCTTCCATCCTATCATCTCATCCATAGAAGAAATAACACATTTAAAATACAACGGCAGGGTTGAAAATACAGTACTCATGCGCCGTATTGCAGACCATGTAAAGGCATGTGTGTTTTGCATTTCCGATGGTGTACTTCCCGGCAATGAGGGACGTGGATATGTTGAGAGGCGGTTGTTGAGGCGAGCCATTCGTGATGGTACACAATTGGGTGTAAAAGATAGCTTTCTTTACAAATTGGTACCGATTGTGAGCAATGTAATGCAAGATTACTATCCTGATATTAAGCAGAGAAGAGAAAATATTGCGCGAATTATAAAGAATGAAGAAGAGAAATTTCACGAAACGCTGGAACAGGGAACACGTATATTGGAAGAGCTCATGGAAACTTTGCAAAAAAGCAAACAAAAGACTCTTTCCGGCAAAGAGGCCTTTAAACTATACGATACCTACGGCTTTCCCTTAGATATGACAGAAGCTATTTTAAACGAAAAAGGTTTTGTCGTTGATAGAAACGGTTTTGAGGATGAACTCAAAAAACAACGATTACAGGCAAGAACGGCTTCCCAAATGACCGGACAGGTCTTCGATACAGGTCCGCTCAGCAAGATTAAAGATATTTCAAAGGGTTCGAAATTTTTAGGTTATAATCAAAACACCTGCCAGGGAAAAATAATTGCCATTATCCAGAACAACGAGCTTGTAGATATGGCTATTGTTGGAAGTGAGATAACGGTAATTTTAGATCAAACGCCTTTTTATGGTGAATCAGGCGGACAAATTGGCGATACCGGAATTTTGGAGTCGGACGGAACCCTGATCCAGGTTACTGATACAAGAAGGAACGATGATTTTACTCTCCATACAGGAAAAGTAATAAAAGGAGAACTAAAGGCAGGGATCGTTGTTGAAGCAAAAGTTGACGTCCAGCGAAGAAATGATATCCGCAAGAATCATTCGGCAACACACATTCTCCATTATGCTTTACGAAGAGTAATAGGCCAGCATGCGGAACAGGCAGGTTCTCTGGTAGCACCAGATCGCATACGTTTTGATTTCCATCATTTCTCCGCCTTAACAAAGGAAGAAATAACACGTATTGAAGACCTGGTAAACGAGAAAATACTCGAAAATGTACCGGTATCGGCAAAAGAATTAACCATCCAACAGGCAAAAAATGCTGGCGCCCTGGCTCTTTTTGGAGAAAAATATGGAGAGTTGGTAAGAATGCTCTCTATGGGAGATTTTAGTAAAGAGCTTTGCGGTGGAACTCATGTAGACAATTCAGGAGAAATCGGATTATTCAGGATTGTTAGTGAGTCATCCGTTGCTGCCGGAATCAGACGTATCGAAGCCGTAACAGGCATGTCGACATTAAAGAGAGAAAGAGAAAAAGAAGGCATTATCCAGGAGGTATGTGAGATACTGAATACGGCTGAGGGCAAATTGGTTACAAAAGCGCAGGATATCTTACACGAATTAAAGAATTTACAAAAAGAGCTCAGCAGGGTAAAGCAAAAAGAACTCAGCAGTAAGATTCATACTCTTATCGAGGATGCCAAAGAGGTATCAGGGGTAAAGATTATTACAAGAAAATTAGAGGATGCAACGGTAGACGACTTGAGAAAAACGGCTGATCTGTTAATAAAATCTGCTGAGGATGTAGCCATTATATTAGGAGCTATCCAGGATGGACGAGTAACAATAATCGCAGCCATGAGCCCTAATTTAGTTAAGCGTGGCTTCCATGCAGGGAATATCTCGAAAGAAGTGGCAAAATTAGTTGGCGGAGGGGGAGGTGGCAGACCCGATATGTCGCAGGCCGGAGGGCAATGGGTAGAAAAGTTAGATGATGCGCTTCAGTTCGCTACAGAATTGTTGAGCAAGAAAATCCTTCAAACGGTTAGTTCGTGA
- the plsX gene encoding phosphate acyltransferase PlsX: MRVAVDAMGGDKAPHEIIKGSILAAQQLRDDDIILVGDENTLRRELNTYGTIPKNITIHHASQIVQMDDPATYSIRQKINSSITQSVELVAHGEACAVVSAGHTGATVAASTLHLRTLKGVRRPGIAAALPTRQGVCLIIDIGANIACKPLHLFQYGVMAAVYYRCIFGIENPKVGLLNIGEEDAKGNDLVKDTFTLLSNSNLNFVGNVEGREIFDNKANIVVCEGFVGNIILKFAEGLSMSLLSTIKAESLKSFWTKLGLWLCKPAFEPLKAKMDFAEYGGAPLLGVNGICIICHGRSDSKAIQNAIKVALKLSKYKVNEHIVSEFEKINMLTAHVV, from the coding sequence ATGAGAGTTGCAGTAGATGCAATGGGTGGAGATAAGGCCCCACATGAAATTATTAAAGGATCAATTCTCGCTGCACAACAATTACGAGATGATGATATTATATTGGTAGGTGATGAAAATACTCTGAGGCGAGAGTTAAACACTTACGGAACGATACCGAAAAATATTACCATTCATCACGCATCTCAAATAGTCCAGATGGATGATCCTGCAACCTATTCTATACGCCAAAAGATTAATTCATCAATTACACAAAGTGTCGAACTTGTAGCTCATGGAGAAGCTTGTGCCGTAGTAAGCGCCGGACATACAGGTGCAACCGTAGCTGCATCGACATTACACTTAAGAACTTTGAAAGGTGTTCGCCGCCCGGGTATTGCGGCTGCACTTCCCACACGGCAAGGAGTATGCCTAATCATTGATATAGGAGCAAACATAGCCTGTAAGCCACTCCATCTTTTCCAATATGGTGTTATGGCAGCAGTCTATTATCGATGTATCTTCGGTATAGAAAACCCAAAGGTTGGGCTTCTCAATATCGGTGAAGAGGATGCGAAGGGAAACGACCTTGTGAAAGATACCTTTACACTCCTCTCCAATTCGAATTTAAATTTTGTAGGAAACGTAGAAGGCCGTGAAATATTTGATAATAAAGCCAACATAGTTGTCTGTGAGGGTTTTGTAGGAAATATTATATTGAAATTCGCAGAAGGACTTTCCATGAGTCTTCTGTCAACAATTAAGGCAGAATCGCTCAAGAGCTTTTGGACAAAGTTAGGTCTATGGTTGTGCAAACCAGCCTTCGAACCATTAAAGGCAAAAATGGACTTTGCAGAATATGGCGGCGCTCCCTTACTGGGAGTTAACGGTATTTGTATTATCTGTCATGGCAGATCTGACTCTAAGGCTATCCAAAATGCCATAAAAGTTGCGTTGAAGCTATCAAAATACAAGGTCAATGAGCATATTGTTTCCGAATTCGAAAAGATCAATATGCTTACGGCACATGTTGTTTAA
- a CDS encoding ketoacyl-ACP synthase III — translation MQQNQRASITGIGSYLPSKILTNYDLEKLVETSNDWIVQRTGIKERHIVENGVITSDLATQASIYAMEDAGVSPQDLDMIITSTITPDHIFPSTSCYIQQKLGATRAGAFDILAACAGFIYALAIGESFVNSGAIKTALVVGAECLSKITDYTDRSTCVLFGDGAGAVIIQKNPTKHEILSTRLAADGSQADVLIMPGGGSKNPASLESIQQRAHYIQFRGKEVFKLAINNITNLILETANENGLKLADIDLIIPHQSNLRIIEATMEKLGLPMEKAFVNIDKYGNTSSASIPIAINEARKEGRLKKGNIVMLVAFGGGLTWGSSIIRW, via the coding sequence ATGCAACAGAATCAAAGGGCTTCAATTACAGGGATAGGATCATACCTGCCAAGTAAGATTTTAACAAATTACGATTTAGAAAAACTCGTTGAAACTAGTAATGATTGGATTGTCCAGCGAACGGGTATTAAAGAGCGCCATATTGTTGAAAACGGTGTAATAACATCGGATCTTGCTACACAGGCATCAATATATGCAATGGAAGATGCAGGGGTTTCTCCACAAGATTTAGATATGATTATTACTTCTACGATAACGCCTGACCATATCTTTCCTTCAACCTCATGTTATATACAACAGAAATTAGGAGCAACAAGGGCAGGCGCTTTTGATATATTGGCGGCATGCGCTGGATTTATTTATGCATTAGCTATTGGAGAAAGCTTCGTAAACTCTGGAGCAATAAAAACCGCTTTAGTGGTAGGGGCTGAATGTTTATCGAAAATCACCGATTATACTGATCGCTCAACCTGCGTTCTGTTCGGAGATGGCGCTGGCGCTGTCATTATACAGAAAAATCCTACAAAACACGAGATTTTGTCTACCCGTTTAGCTGCAGATGGATCACAAGCAGATGTACTTATTATGCCTGGAGGAGGATCGAAAAATCCAGCATCTCTGGAGTCTATCCAGCAGAGAGCGCATTATATCCAATTTAGAGGAAAAGAAGTATTTAAACTGGCTATTAACAATATAACAAACTTAATTTTAGAAACAGCAAATGAGAATGGGCTGAAACTCGCCGATATAGACTTGATTATCCCTCATCAAAGCAATCTAAGGATTATTGAAGCAACTATGGAAAAGCTTGGACTTCCCATGGAAAAGGCATTTGTAAATATCGATAAATATGGAAATACATCATCTGCCTCTATTCCTATTGCAATTAATGAAGCCCGAAAGGAAGGGCGCCTCAAAAAAGGAAACATTGTTATGCTCGTTGCATTTGGGGGAGGATTAACGTGGGGGTCTTCAATTATTCGATGGTAG
- the fabD gene encoding ACP S-malonyltransferase, which yields MVESMQKIALLFPGQGTQYVGMGKDFYLHFKEAQEVFHEANEVLGFDIAALCFQGKQEELNKTSLCQPAILVTSMAILEVLKKNSPIQTSACLATAGLSLGEYTAHVSAGSITFTNAVRLVYKRGIFMQEACNANHGGMVSIIGLEDEKVEQICTEIRAEGVICAANYNCPGQIVISGEKSILEKASALAKERGAKIVVPLKVDGAFHSELMSPASGKLSKELELTPVLKSNIPVVANINARYVSEPDEIKTSLSIQLNSPVRWHQSMCTLIQDGFNQFYEIGPGKSLSGLMRRIDSTQKMINIDTVETFKNLMKSI from the coding sequence ATGGTAGAAAGCATGCAAAAGATAGCACTTCTTTTCCCTGGTCAGGGTACACAGTATGTAGGAATGGGAAAGGATTTTTATTTGCATTTCAAGGAGGCACAGGAGGTATTCCATGAAGCTAATGAGGTACTGGGGTTTGATATCGCAGCGCTTTGTTTTCAAGGAAAACAAGAGGAATTAAACAAAACCTCTCTGTGTCAGCCTGCCATACTTGTTACAAGCATGGCAATATTAGAAGTCTTAAAGAAAAATTCCCCAATCCAAACAAGCGCCTGTCTTGCCACTGCCGGTCTTAGCTTGGGAGAATATACAGCTCATGTATCTGCTGGTTCAATAACTTTTACTAATGCTGTGCGACTGGTATATAAGCGAGGCATCTTCATGCAAGAGGCCTGCAACGCAAATCATGGAGGGATGGTTTCTATTATTGGATTAGAAGATGAAAAAGTAGAACAAATTTGTACAGAAATCCGGGCAGAAGGGGTTATTTGTGCTGCAAATTATAATTGTCCGGGACAGATAGTTATTTCAGGAGAAAAATCAATTTTGGAAAAAGCATCGGCATTAGCTAAAGAACGGGGCGCAAAAATAGTTGTCCCTTTGAAAGTAGACGGTGCATTCCATTCGGAATTAATGAGCCCCGCAAGTGGTAAACTCTCAAAGGAGCTGGAATTAACACCAGTCTTAAAATCAAATATACCGGTTGTGGCAAATATCAATGCAAGGTATGTGAGTGAGCCTGATGAGATAAAAACATCTTTATCAATACAATTGAACAGCCCTGTGCGATGGCATCAATCAATGTGCACTTTAATACAAGACGGATTTAATCAGTTTTATGAAATTGGTCCGGGAAAATCATTATCGGGCCTCATGCGAAGGATCGATTCTACCCAAAAAATGATAAATATAGATACCGTGGAAACCTTTAAAAATTTAATGAAATCGATTTAA
- the acpP gene encoding acyl carrier protein — MSAVEDKVKEIITKQMGVKGDQITKDTSFINDLGADSLDTVELIMEFEDAFDMNIPDEDAEKIRTVGDAVKYIEEHK, encoded by the coding sequence GTGTCAGCAGTTGAAGATAAGGTTAAAGAAATTATTACAAAACAAATGGGAGTAAAAGGCGATCAGATTACAAAAGACACATCATTTATTAATGATTTAGGAGCTGATTCTTTGGATACTGTAGAATTGATCATGGAATTCGAGGATGCCTTCGATATGAATATTCCTGATGAGGATGCGGAGAAAATACGTACCGTAGGAGATGCCGTTAAATACATAGAGGAACACAAATAA
- the fabF gene encoding beta-ketoacyl-ACP synthase II gives MQERRRVVITGIGAVTPLGLEKNILWSALCEGKSGIKPITSFDTSAFDVHFGGEVSDFDSSRWFDIKEARRLERFAQFSVVASTNAINDAGLELNNYDATRVGVLIGSGMGGLQEIENQHSILVNKGPSRISPLMIPKLMVNAAPAQVAIRFGIKGPNYALVTACTTGVNSIGEAVRIIQRGDAEIMIAGSSEAIITPLALSGFNAMKALSTRNDAPQKASRPFDKNRDGFVLAEGAGIVVLEEFETARKRGANIYAEVSGYGLNADAYHIAAPEGNGDGAARCMNSALKDAKCNPEEIDYINAHATSTPLGDNIEIKAIKKVFGQYAPQISVSSTKSMLGHQLGASGSVEVVICALVIKEGIIPPTINYETPDPECSGLDFIPNVAREKKVKQVLSNSFGFGGHNASIILKGL, from the coding sequence ATGCAAGAGAGACGAAGGGTTGTTATCACAGGCATCGGCGCAGTTACACCTTTAGGGCTGGAAAAAAATATACTATGGTCGGCGCTGTGCGAGGGAAAAAGCGGTATTAAACCTATCACTTCTTTTGATACCTCAGCATTTGATGTACACTTCGGCGGAGAAGTTAGCGATTTTGATTCCAGTAGGTGGTTCGACATTAAAGAGGCGCGTCGGTTAGAGCGCTTTGCACAATTCTCCGTAGTCGCTTCTACAAATGCTATCAATGATGCCGGATTGGAATTGAATAACTACGATGCAACAAGGGTAGGGGTTTTAATTGGTTCTGGCATGGGTGGTTTACAAGAAATTGAAAACCAACATAGTATTCTTGTCAATAAAGGTCCATCAAGGATATCCCCCCTTATGATTCCTAAATTGATGGTTAATGCCGCTCCGGCGCAGGTGGCAATACGATTCGGGATCAAAGGGCCTAACTATGCACTGGTAACAGCATGCACCACAGGCGTTAATTCTATCGGAGAGGCAGTCAGGATTATTCAGAGAGGGGACGCAGAGATCATGATCGCAGGAAGTTCAGAAGCGATAATCACACCTTTAGCCCTCAGTGGATTTAACGCCATGAAAGCCCTTTCTACACGCAATGATGCTCCACAGAAAGCCAGTCGGCCCTTTGATAAAAATCGAGATGGCTTCGTCCTTGCAGAAGGAGCTGGTATCGTTGTACTAGAAGAATTTGAAACAGCAAGAAAACGAGGCGCAAATATCTATGCAGAGGTATCGGGATACGGACTTAATGCCGATGCCTACCATATTGCAGCGCCAGAAGGTAATGGTGATGGTGCGGCAAGGTGTATGAATAGCGCCTTAAAAGATGCCAAATGTAACCCAGAAGAAATTGACTACATTAACGCACATGCTACATCAACTCCTCTCGGTGACAATATCGAAATAAAGGCTATTAAAAAAGTTTTTGGACAGTACGCCCCGCAAATTTCTGTGAGTTCAACAAAATCCATGTTAGGCCATCAGTTAGGGGCTTCGGGAAGTGTTGAGGTAGTGATCTGCGCCTTAGTAATTAAGGAAGGTATTATTCCTCCAACCATCAATTATGAGACACCTGATCCCGAATGCTCAGGATTAGATTTTATTCCTAATGTCGCTCGTGAAAAGAAGGTCAAACAGGTTCTCTCTAATTCATTTGGCTTTGGTGGGCACAACGCCAGCATTATATTAAAAGGATTATAA
- the lpxD gene encoding UDP-3-O-(3-hydroxymyristoyl)glucosamine N-acyltransferase, producing MKYTLDQIQLITGGRVIGNLNTIITGIASIETAKDGDITFIKDDTLIPQALLSKASVIVTHREIRALKRPQIVIETNPFLAFTKLMEVIAKERHKRPIGIHPLSSISKEAILGKEISIGAYVIIEDRVRIGNNVTIYPNTFIGKESSIGDNSIIYPHVTIREEVTIGKRVIIHSNSVIGEDGFGYLQIQGKHTKIPQIGTVEIGDDVEIGAMVTICRAALDKTIIGNGVKIDNHSHIAHNVTIGDNTMLIAYAKIAGSTRIGKNVMIAEDVGITDHVDIGDNCIIGGGSNVYKSLESGSVVWGSPAKPINDEKRIQVVMKKLPEMYHAIKKYIKTLP from the coding sequence ATGAAATATACACTAGACCAAATTCAGCTCATTACCGGTGGAAGGGTTATTGGTAATTTAAATACCATAATCACAGGCATTGCGAGTATCGAAACTGCAAAAGATGGAGATATAACCTTTATTAAAGACGATACATTAATTCCACAGGCATTGCTATCTAAAGCTTCTGTGATTGTTACACATCGAGAGATTAGAGCGCTGAAAAGGCCGCAAATTGTTATAGAAACAAATCCATTTTTGGCTTTTACTAAGCTTATGGAGGTCATAGCTAAAGAGAGACACAAGCGCCCCATAGGGATTCATCCTTTATCTAGCATTAGCAAAGAGGCTATTCTGGGAAAAGAAATTTCTATTGGTGCTTATGTTATTATTGAAGATCGTGTAAGAATAGGCAATAATGTTACCATTTATCCAAATACATTTATCGGCAAAGAAAGTTCTATAGGTGATAATTCTATTATTTATCCCCATGTTACTATTCGGGAAGAGGTTACCATTGGGAAACGAGTGATTATACACAGCAATAGCGTTATTGGAGAAGACGGGTTTGGTTATCTCCAAATACAGGGTAAACATACGAAAATACCTCAGATAGGAACCGTTGAAATAGGGGATGATGTTGAGATCGGTGCTATGGTAACAATTTGCCGTGCGGCACTCGATAAGACGATCATCGGGAACGGTGTAAAAATAGACAATCATTCGCATATTGCACACAATGTTACTATAGGAGATAATACTATGCTTATTGCATATGCCAAAATCGCAGGAAGTACCAGGATTGGAAAAAATGTTATGATTGCAGAGGATGTTGGCATTACCGATCATGTAGATATTGGTGATAACTGTATTATTGGTGGAGGCTCAAATGTTTATAAAAGTTTAGAATCAGGTTCTGTTGTATGGGGTTCCCCAGCCAAGCCTATCAACGATGAAAAACGCATCCAGGTAGTAATGAAAAAACTACCAGAAATGTATCATGCTATTAAGAAATACATAAAGACTCTCCCGTAA